One genomic segment of Pseudomonadota bacterium includes these proteins:
- a CDS encoding GGDEF domain-containing phosphodiesterase gives MDSDIARSLPDLALIVRRDGVILSCVGGNAVRGLHAPEDEIPGRNVADLFPESIASHLLQTVRRILKTRKPAQQRYQEGELALEMRFQVQGFDRALVVCRDLGAGVSSNDSGLYPSADGSAGGETAGVMLAHRDGLEKSLRMALDMAALREDTVGVVLIHIGGYATYQHVFDSALANRLLESAVRVIAENLPEARSSLPRVARISDDVIGVVLSDIRSRADADVAVETIIKSLQHPVYIDGQVFQLAPQAGVTLSGTDGDRAIELIERALTTLDSGRRAGADRAITFYSDTLRLASLTRLDWSQELTRAIEKDELELHYQPRYLLATREIVAVEAFLRWPHKIRGMVPTSEFLPIAELSGLSVQLGRWVLRRACRDLATLSERGFPKLRLSVNVGRQYLSAESLAEDVANSAREAGIEPAQLDLEITEQMLSTGRNGLAALHQLRGQGVRVLIDDFGTGYVSLGKLRNSPLDGIMIDRSFVEEVGHDHEARAVCRAAIALGLAFGLRVVAEGIETEAQAQFLVAEQCHEGQGHLFCAATPLASLLDRILPGAKDAPGSVTRAAAR, from the coding sequence ATGGACAGCGACATCGCACGATCTCTTCCCGACCTCGCGCTCATCGTGCGCCGCGACGGCGTCATCCTTTCCTGCGTCGGCGGCAACGCGGTGCGCGGGCTGCATGCGCCGGAAGATGAAATCCCGGGGCGCAACGTCGCCGACCTGTTCCCCGAATCCATCGCCAGCCACCTGTTGCAGACCGTGCGCCGCATCCTCAAGACGCGCAAGCCCGCGCAGCAGCGCTACCAGGAAGGCGAGCTCGCGCTCGAGATGCGCTTCCAGGTGCAGGGCTTCGACCGCGCGCTGGTCGTCTGCCGCGACCTCGGCGCCGGGGTCTCCTCGAATGACTCGGGCCTCTATCCCAGTGCCGATGGCAGTGCCGGTGGCGAAACCGCAGGCGTCATGCTTGCGCACCGCGACGGCTTGGAAAAATCGCTGCGCATGGCGCTCGACATGGCCGCGTTGCGCGAAGACACCGTCGGCGTCGTGCTGATTCACATCGGCGGCTACGCGACCTATCAACATGTGTTCGACTCCGCGCTGGCCAATCGGCTGCTCGAATCCGCCGTGAGGGTGATCGCGGAAAACCTGCCCGAAGCGCGTTCGAGCCTGCCGCGCGTGGCGCGTATCTCGGATGACGTGATCGGCGTGGTGCTCAGCGACATCCGCTCGCGCGCGGACGCCGATGTCGCCGTGGAAACCATCATCAAGTCTTTGCAGCACCCCGTCTATATCGACGGCCAGGTGTTCCAGCTCGCGCCCCAGGCGGGTGTCACGCTCTCCGGCACCGATGGCGACCGGGCCATCGAACTGATCGAACGCGCACTGACCACGCTCGACTCGGGCCGCCGCGCCGGCGCGGACCGCGCCATCACCTTCTATTCGGACACGTTGCGCCTGGCGTCGCTCACGCGCCTCGACTGGAGCCAGGAACTCACGCGGGCGATCGAGAAGGACGAACTCGAGCTGCACTATCAGCCGCGGTATCTGCTCGCGACCCGCGAGATCGTCGCGGTGGAAGCCTTCCTGCGTTGGCCGCACAAGATACGAGGCATGGTGCCCACCTCCGAATTCCTGCCGATCGCCGAGCTCTCCGGTCTTTCGGTGCAGCTCGGCCGCTGGGTGCTGCGCCGCGCCTGCCGCGATCTCGCTACACTTTCCGAGCGCGGCTTCCCGAAGCTGCGCCTGTCGGTGAACGTCGGCCGTCAGTACCTGTCCGCCGAGAGCCTCGCCGAGGACGTCGCCAATTCCGCCAGGGAAGCCGGCATCGAACCCGCGCAGCTCGATCTCGAGATCACCGAACAGATGTTGTCGACCGGCCGCAATGGCTTGGCGGCGCTGCACCAGTTGCGCGGCCAGGGCGTGCGCGTGTTGATCGACGATTTCGGCACCGGCTACGTGTCGCTCGGCAAGCTGCGCAATTCGCCACTCGACGGCATCATGATCGACCGCTCGTTCGTCGAGGAGGTCGGCCACGATCACGAGGCGCGTGCGGTGTGCCGCGCGGCGATCGCACTAGGCCTCGCCTTCGGTCTGCGCGTCGTCGCCGAAGGCATCGAGACGGAAGCGCAGGCGCAATTCCTGGTCGCCGAGCAGTGCCACGAAGGTCAGGGGCACCTGTTCTGCGCCGCGACGCCGCTCGCGAGCTTGTTGGACAGAATATTGCCGGGCGCGAAGGATGCGCCGGGTTCTGTCACACGCGCGGCCGCGCGCTGA
- a CDS encoding S8 family peptidase codes for MMAGVRKTAARVLGAVPLVLLVSCSAAPSSTPAAGANPASAKHSYIVEAVDTDTAAQAVVAAGGEVVSRLGVIDAVEASLSDAEHATVLKAEGIKQITTNDVVTTQAAAGVRDNFETSSLANNDGTHRWYGDWVEQNDNNSPYDGRISIGWTDKNGKRLILSGSASIYRRAATPSSSPAVTLKLKSARFGLRAGEYVSVQASGNGGASWTEVGRFAGPASDSAFISHSYNITAFRGRNTAVRFAASMNGAFGSDYVSIDDVEIAYTTTFDAGDPEPVDVNARDLHNAGLRGRDVGVAIIDTGYWKLDSLDRDSAGNPRVAAQYDAIRGVLDTSWSSISTDTTGHGTHVTSLIASSRRDGANRYFGVAPDARIVSVKAFGEDGTSTYATVIRGIDWVITNKNSFGIKVLNLSLGAPARSRYWDDPLNKAVMRAWQSGIVVVVSAGNSGPLPQTVGVPGNVPYVITVGAMTDSYTDSARDDRLASFSSTGPTYEGFVKPDLVAPGGHVWGFMATYMKIAVDHPTYMNSADFFTMSGTSQAAAAVSGVAALVIAQNPGLTPDQVKCRIIASGRPAVKLNGSLAYSVLQQGTGLVDARAAVYGTNNHCANVGLNIDADLSGAQHFKGRVTQTADGTFKVTSPNGFLWDQGYLWDQGYLWSQGYLWPQGYLWPQGFLWSQAQNYSADIKWTDGYPSVIGTSVGTAASMSVNSWVAPE; via the coding sequence ATGATGGCAGGTGTTCGCAAGACAGCCGCTCGAGTCCTGGGAGCGGTTCCCCTGGTGTTGCTGGTGTCGTGCTCCGCGGCGCCTTCCAGCACTCCGGCGGCGGGCGCAAACCCCGCCAGCGCGAAGCACAGCTACATCGTCGAAGCCGTCGACACCGACACTGCGGCGCAGGCCGTCGTGGCCGCTGGAGGCGAAGTCGTTTCGCGCCTCGGCGTCATCGATGCGGTGGAAGCCAGCCTCTCGGACGCCGAACACGCAACGGTGCTCAAAGCGGAGGGTATCAAGCAGATCACCACCAACGACGTCGTCACGACGCAGGCCGCGGCGGGGGTACGCGACAACTTCGAAACCAGCTCGCTGGCCAACAACGACGGCACGCATCGCTGGTACGGCGACTGGGTCGAGCAGAACGACAACAACTCTCCTTACGACGGCAGGATTTCGATCGGCTGGACGGACAAGAACGGCAAACGGCTCATTCTCTCGGGGAGTGCGTCCATCTACCGCCGCGCGGCGACGCCGTCGAGCTCGCCTGCCGTGACGCTCAAACTCAAGAGCGCGCGTTTCGGCCTCCGGGCCGGCGAATACGTTTCCGTGCAGGCGAGCGGCAATGGCGGCGCGAGCTGGACGGAGGTCGGCCGCTTCGCAGGCCCCGCCAGCGACTCCGCATTCATCAGCCACAGCTACAACATCACCGCGTTTCGCGGCCGCAATACCGCGGTGCGTTTCGCCGCATCGATGAACGGCGCGTTCGGCTCCGACTACGTGAGCATCGACGATGTGGAAATCGCCTACACCACCACGTTCGACGCGGGCGATCCTGAACCCGTCGATGTGAACGCGCGCGACCTGCACAACGCGGGGCTGCGCGGCCGGGATGTGGGCGTCGCGATCATCGACACCGGCTACTGGAAACTCGATTCGCTCGACCGCGATTCGGCCGGCAACCCGCGCGTCGCCGCGCAGTACGACGCGATCCGCGGCGTGCTCGACACTTCGTGGTCCTCGATCTCGACCGATACCACCGGTCACGGCACCCACGTCACCAGCCTCATCGCCAGCAGCCGCAGGGACGGCGCCAACCGTTACTTCGGTGTCGCGCCGGATGCGCGCATCGTTTCGGTGAAGGCGTTCGGCGAGGACGGCACCAGCACCTACGCCACGGTGATCCGCGGCATCGACTGGGTGATCACCAACAAGAATTCTTTCGGGATCAAGGTACTGAATTTATCGCTAGGGGCCCCGGCGCGTTCGCGCTATTGGGACGATCCGCTTAATAAAGCCGTGATGCGCGCGTGGCAATCCGGCATTGTCGTAGTCGTGTCAGCGGGCAATAGCGGACCGCTGCCGCAGACCGTGGGCGTACCGGGAAATGTCCCCTACGTCATCACGGTCGGCGCGATGACCGACAGCTACACCGATTCGGCGCGGGACGATCGTCTCGCCTCCTTTTCCTCGACGGGGCCTACCTACGAGGGCTTCGTGAAACCCGACCTCGTTGCACCGGGTGGCCATGTGTGGGGCTTCATGGCGACCTACATGAAGATCGCCGTCGACCATCCGACTTATATGAACAGCGCGGATTTCTTCACCATGTCCGGCACGTCGCAGGCGGCCGCTGCCGTGTCGGGGGTTGCCGCGCTCGTGATCGCGCAGAATCCGGGGCTCACTCCCGATCAGGTGAAGTGCCGCATCATCGCGAGCGGCCGGCCGGCGGTGAAACTCAACGGTTCGCTCGCCTACAGCGTGCTGCAGCAGGGCACGGGGCTCGTCGACGCCAGGGCTGCCGTCTACGGCACGAACAATCATTGCGCCAACGTCGGTTTGAATATCGACGCGGACCTGAGCGGCGCGCAACATTTCAAGGGCCGCGTCACGCAGACCGCGGATGGCACATTCAAGGTGACGAGCCCCAACGGCTTTCTCTGGGACCAGGGTTATCTGTGGGACCAGGGGTACCTGTGGAGCCAGGGCTATCTGTGGCCGCAGGGATACCTGTGGCCACAAGGCTTCCTCTGGAGCCAGGCGCAAAACTACAGCGCCGACATCAAGTGGACCGATGGCTATCCGAGCGTGATCGGCACGAGCGTCGGAACCGCGGCCTCGATGTCCGTGAACAGCTGGGTTGCTCCGGAGTAA
- a CDS encoding tryptophan 2,3-dioxygenase family protein has product MTNEDKEIPHRVDLKTEGVHWDLGTSQSYGEYLQLDKLLDAQKPNSIEQDEMLFIVVHQVSELWMRLFLHELSHVFECVRRDNLDPSFKMLARISRLQEELLGAWSVLSTLTPFEYSSFRNTLGRSSGFQSLQYRVLEFQLGNKNRDVIAVHKRDAAGYEKLERALNAPSIYDEVLRLLSRRGYGIPEELIERDFSEPYTPSKAVTAAWLGVYHNAEKDWDLYEMAERLVDLDQKFQLWRFHHLKTVERVIGYKPGTGGTGGVSYLAKALELKFFPELWQVRTSM; this is encoded by the coding sequence ATGACGAACGAAGACAAAGAAATTCCGCACCGTGTGGATCTCAAGACCGAGGGCGTCCATTGGGACCTCGGCACGTCGCAGTCCTATGGCGAATACCTGCAGCTCGACAAGCTGCTCGACGCGCAGAAACCGAATTCCATCGAGCAGGACGAGATGTTGTTCATCGTCGTGCACCAGGTGTCGGAGCTGTGGATGCGGCTGTTCCTGCACGAATTGTCGCATGTGTTCGAATGCGTGCGGCGCGACAACCTCGATCCGTCGTTCAAGATGCTGGCGCGCATCTCGCGGCTGCAGGAGGAGTTGTTAGGGGCGTGGAGCGTGTTGTCGACCTTGACGCCGTTCGAGTATTCGTCGTTTCGCAATACGCTCGGGCGGTCCTCCGGATTCCAGTCGTTGCAGTACCGGGTGCTGGAATTTCAGCTCGGCAACAAGAACCGCGACGTGATCGCGGTCCACAAGCGCGACGCCGCCGGCTACGAAAAGCTGGAACGCGCGTTGAATGCGCCGTCCATCTACGACGAAGTGTTGCGCCTGCTGTCACGCCGCGGTTACGGCATTCCCGAGGAATTGATCGAACGCGATTTCTCCGAGCCTTACACGCCGTCGAAGGCGGTCACGGCGGCCTGGCTCGGCGTGTATCACAACGCGGAGAAGGACTGGGACCTGTACGAGATGGCCGAGCGGCTCGTCGATCTCGACCAGAAATTCCAGCTGTGGCGGTTTCATCATCTGAAAACCGTCGAACGCGTGATCGGCTACAAGCCGGGTACCGGCGGTACCGGCGGTGTTTCGTATCTGGCGAAGGCGCTGGAGCTCAAGTTCTTCCCGGAGCTGTGGCAGGTGCGCACGTCGATGTGA
- a CDS encoding SprT family zinc-dependent metalloprotease, whose product MNDRERKGDSPQFELAFPDGDDGGQTAGSPLIPLIRASARARRLSLRVYPDARVEVVVPPRARPRDVQEFISAHREWIDAKRTQALRNRPAPQVFPPPAIEFVATGETWRLQVAGGSGALRVVERGDASGRVLSVTGAGTPSAMRKAMRAWLLRAARPRLTPRVAALSATTGIPYAHVSIRRQRSRWGSCSVRGTISLNACLLFQRPAVVDYLVVHELTHVRHMNHSARFWQAVEGNCADWRALDGELVQGWRHVPRWVFSDT is encoded by the coding sequence GTGAACGACCGGGAGAGAAAAGGGGACAGTCCCCAATTCGAGCTGGCTTTTCCGGACGGTGATGACGGCGGACAAACCGCGGGCAGTCCGCTCATCCCCCTGATCCGCGCCAGCGCGCGTGCGCGCCGGTTGTCGCTGCGCGTGTATCCCGATGCTCGTGTCGAAGTCGTGGTGCCGCCACGTGCGCGGCCGCGCGACGTGCAGGAATTCATTTCGGCGCACCGGGAATGGATCGACGCCAAACGTACGCAGGCATTGCGCAACCGGCCGGCGCCGCAGGTGTTTCCGCCGCCGGCCATCGAATTCGTGGCGACCGGCGAAACCTGGCGGTTACAGGTCGCGGGAGGCAGCGGAGCGCTGCGGGTGGTCGAACGCGGCGACGCGTCGGGGCGCGTTTTGAGCGTCACGGGGGCGGGCACGCCGAGCGCCATGCGCAAGGCGATGCGGGCCTGGTTGCTGCGCGCGGCGCGGCCCCGATTGACGCCGCGCGTGGCAGCGCTGTCGGCCACCACCGGCATTCCGTACGCCCACGTGTCGATCCGCCGGCAGCGTTCGCGCTGGGGCAGCTGTTCGGTGCGCGGTACCATCAGCCTCAACGCCTGCCTGTTGTTCCAGCGGCCGGCCGTGGTGGACTATCTGGTGGTGCACGAACTCACCCACGTCAGGCACATGAACCATTCGGCGCGCTTCTGGCAGGCGGTGGAAGGTAATTGCGCGGACTGGCGCGCGCTCGACGGCGAACTGGTGCAAGGTTGGCGCCACGTGCCACGCTGGGTGTTTTCCGATACATGA
- a CDS encoding NADPH-dependent 2,4-dienoyl-CoA reductase, producing MRYGRLFAPLDLGFTRLANRIVMGSMHTGLEDRARDFPKLAAYFAARARGGAGLLVSGGIAPNRAGWTKPFAGKLSDKREVARHRLVTEAVHNEGGKICMQILHTGRYGYHPFPVAPSALRAPINRFKPRELSADGVYDQIDDFVTCASLAQEAGYDGVEIMGSEGYFINEFLAPRTNTRTDEWGGSLENRARLALEVVRQTRAAVGRDFIIIFRLSGLDLVEGGCTGAEVEWVASQMEAAGASMLNTGIGWHEARVPTIAGVVPRGAFGWVSARIKAATRLPVIATNRFNAPDGAEALLASGAADLVSMARPLLADPELPRKAAEGREDEINTCIACNQGCLDKVFEGARATCLVNPQAAYETELLITQTSQAKRIAVVGAGPAGLACATTLAQRGHRVTLFERAAEIGGQFRYAREVPGKEDFHDTLRYFARRIELTHVRLELNAVADAATLAQDNFDEIVVSSGVSARMPAIDGIDHPKVISYPDLLSGARVAGEKVAIIGAGGIGFDVATFLTHRPEDDYFAEWGIDRTLTARGGLVPRQPVRAPRLVYLLQRKETKLGLTLGKTTGWIHRSALKARGVIMRNGVSYRRIDDAGLHIATEKGPELLAVDHVVICAGQDPVNHLAAELAAAGRKAHVIGGALLAAELDAERAIREGVTLAARL from the coding sequence ATGAGATACGGGCGCTTGTTTGCGCCGCTCGACCTGGGCTTCACGCGTCTGGCCAATCGCATCGTCATGGGATCGATGCACACGGGTCTCGAAGACCGTGCGCGCGATTTTCCGAAACTGGCGGCTTATTTTGCCGCGCGCGCCCGCGGCGGCGCGGGGCTGTTGGTGAGCGGTGGCATCGCGCCGAACCGTGCCGGCTGGACCAAACCCTTCGCGGGCAAACTCTCAGACAAGCGTGAAGTCGCGCGGCACCGCCTCGTGACGGAAGCCGTGCACAACGAGGGCGGCAAGATCTGCATGCAGATCCTGCACACGGGCCGCTACGGCTACCATCCGTTTCCCGTCGCGCCCAGCGCGCTGCGTGCGCCGATCAATCGCTTCAAGCCGCGCGAGTTGTCCGCGGACGGTGTGTACGACCAGATCGACGACTTCGTCACCTGCGCGAGCCTCGCGCAGGAGGCCGGCTACGACGGCGTCGAGATCATGGGATCCGAAGGCTACTTCATCAACGAGTTCCTCGCGCCGCGCACCAACACGCGCACGGACGAGTGGGGCGGCAGCCTCGAGAACCGCGCGCGCCTCGCGCTCGAAGTGGTTAGGCAGACACGCGCCGCCGTCGGCCGCGACTTCATCATCATCTTCCGGCTGTCGGGCCTCGACCTGGTCGAAGGCGGCTGCACCGGCGCCGAAGTCGAGTGGGTGGCGTCGCAGATGGAAGCCGCGGGCGCCAGCATGCTCAACACCGGCATCGGCTGGCACGAGGCGCGCGTGCCGACCATCGCGGGCGTCGTGCCGCGCGGCGCATTCGGCTGGGTGTCGGCGCGCATCAAAGCCGCGACGCGCCTGCCGGTGATCGCGACGAATCGCTTCAATGCCCCGGACGGCGCCGAGGCGCTGCTGGCGAGCGGCGCGGCGGACCTGGTTTCCATGGCGCGGCCGTTGCTCGCAGACCCGGAACTTCCGCGCAAGGCCGCGGAGGGCCGCGAAGACGAGATCAACACCTGCATCGCCTGCAACCAGGGATGCCTCGACAAGGTGTTCGAAGGCGCGCGCGCCACCTGCCTGGTGAATCCGCAGGCGGCGTACGAAACCGAGCTGTTGATCACGCAGACGAGCCAGGCGAAGCGCATCGCCGTGGTCGGTGCGGGTCCGGCGGGTCTCGCCTGCGCGACGACGCTGGCGCAACGCGGTCATCGCGTCACGCTGTTCGAACGCGCTGCCGAGATCGGCGGCCAGTTCCGTTATGCGCGCGAGGTTCCGGGCAAGGAGGATTTTCACGACACGCTGCGTTATTTCGCGCGCCGCATCGAGCTGACACACGTGCGGCTCGAGCTGAACGCCGTCGCCGATGCGGCCACGCTGGCGCAAGACAATTTCGACGAGATCGTCGTATCGAGCGGCGTCTCGGCGCGGATGCCCGCGATCGACGGCATCGATCATCCCAAGGTCATCTCCTATCCCGACCTGTTGTCGGGCGCGCGTGTGGCGGGAGAGAAGGTGGCCATCATCGGCGCGGGTGGTATCGGCTTCGACGTCGCCACCTTCCTCACGCATCGCCCCGAGGACGACTACTTCGCCGAGTGGGGTATCGATCGCACCTTGACGGCGCGCGGCGGCCTCGTACCCCGCCAGCCGGTGCGCGCGCCGCGCCTGGTCTATCTACTGCAGCGCAAGGAAACGAAGCTGGGGCTGACACTGGGCAAGACCACCGGCTGGATCCACCGCTCGGCGCTCAAGGCGCGCGGCGTGATCATGCGCAACGGCGTGAGTTACCGGCGCATCGACGATGCGGGGCTGCACATCGCGACGGAGAAGGGGCCGGAATTGCTCGCGGTCGATCACGTGGTCATCTGCGCCGGGCAGGATCCGGTGAATCATCTGGCGGCCGAGCTGGCAGCGGCCGGCCGCAAGGCACACGTGATCGGCGGCGCGCTGCTGGCGGCGGAGCTCGATGCCGAGCGCGCGATTCGCGAAGGCGTTACGCTCGCGGCCAGATTATGA
- a CDS encoding ABC transporter permease, with amino-acid sequence MANTFSQIAAVTGMNLRNIPERWSSSLVAVLGIGGVTLVLVALLSIAAGFKVALEGSGSEDVAIIMRAGSSNELSGGYGVDTVTVVSDAPGIKRDAQNKPIMSPELYVLVDGRMRGKDASTNLPLRGVSEMAPKVRKSFKLVEGRMFREGTNEIVVGDGVVKQYEGLEVGKKARWGNTDWTVVGRYTDGGGIAESEAWGDTRVVQQAWRRGNSFQSIRAKLNDAASLKTLKDALSKDPRVRVGVQSERAFYADQQKLMSTIITTVGVALAIMMGVAALFAALNTLYNAVATRVREIATLRALGFGGFPVVVSVLVEAMILGAVGGLIGGLLAYLTLNGMSSSTMNWASFSQMTFAFTVTPGLMLLGIMYGLILCFIAGILPGIRAARLPITAGLREL; translated from the coding sequence ATGGCTAACACCTTTTCACAGATCGCCGCCGTGACCGGCATGAACCTGCGCAACATTCCCGAGCGCTGGTCGTCCTCGCTGGTGGCGGTGCTCGGCATCGGCGGCGTCACGCTGGTGCTGGTGGCGTTGTTGTCGATCGCCGCGGGGTTCAAGGTCGCGCTGGAAGGCTCCGGCTCCGAAGACGTGGCGATCATCATGCGCGCGGGCTCTTCCAACGAGTTGTCGGGCGGCTACGGCGTCGACACCGTCACGGTGGTCAGCGACGCGCCGGGCATCAAACGCGATGCGCAGAACAAGCCCATCATGTCGCCCGAGTTGTACGTGCTGGTCGATGGCCGAATGCGTGGCAAGGACGCGAGCACCAATCTGCCGCTGCGTGGGGTCAGCGAGATGGCGCCCAAGGTGCGCAAGAGTTTCAAGCTGGTCGAAGGCCGCATGTTCCGGGAAGGCACCAACGAGATCGTGGTTGGCGACGGCGTGGTCAAGCAGTACGAAGGGCTCGAAGTGGGCAAAAAAGCGCGCTGGGGCAACACCGACTGGACCGTCGTCGGGCGCTACACCGATGGCGGCGGCATCGCCGAGTCCGAGGCCTGGGGCGACACGCGCGTCGTGCAGCAGGCCTGGCGGCGCGGCAACAGCTTTCAGTCGATCCGCGCCAAGTTGAACGACGCGGCGTCGCTCAAGACGCTTAAGGACGCGCTCAGCAAGGATCCGCGCGTGCGCGTCGGTGTGCAGTCGGAGCGGGCGTTCTACGCCGATCAGCAGAAGTTGATGTCGACCATCATCACCACGGTCGGCGTCGCGCTCGCGATCATGATGGGCGTCGCGGCATTGTTCGCCGCGTTGAACACGCTCTACAACGCCGTCGCGACGCGTGTGCGCGAGATCGCGACGCTGCGCGCGCTGGGCTTCGGCGGGTTCCCCGTGGTCGTGTCCGTGCTGGTCGAAGCGATGATCCTCGGCGCCGTGGGTGGCCTCATCGGCGGTCTTCTCGCGTACCTGACGCTGAACGGAATGAGCAGTTCCACCATGAACTGGGCGTCGTTCAGCCAGATGACGTTTGCATTCACCGTGACGCCCGGGCTCATGCTGCTCGGCATCATGTACGGGCTGATCCTGTGCTTCATTGCAGGTATCCTGCCGGGCATCCGGGCGGCACGGCTGCCCATCACCGCAGGTCTGCGAGAGTTGTGA
- a CDS encoding ABC transporter permease — MFRWLPLVWANLRRRKLRLVFTFISILLAFLMFGMLDALRTSLSQAINLAGADRLMLQSKVNITVSNPRSHFEKVKAVPGVLAVAPFNWFGGVFKDSKQQIQVQATDPDEFMKVYPEVHLKPEELAAWKNDRQAIVIGQALADQYGWKVGQRIPLRSEIWRKTDGTDVWQFNIVGIYTVSGSGWDKRSAMFQYDYFNESLQFGKDMVGWMVIKVANPDDSEKVANRIDTMFANSSNETKTATERVFIKQFLDQVGNIGLILVSVTSAVFFTMLLVTANTMAQSVRERTNEIGVLKTLGFSGQSILGLVLLESLFLTFTGGLAGLGLAWVFANALGEGIKDYFPVFEIGAATFLVGGSLMLAFGLVTGMWPALTAMRLKIVDALRRT; from the coding sequence ATGTTCCGCTGGCTGCCGCTGGTCTGGGCCAATCTGCGGCGCCGGAAACTGCGCCTGGTATTCACGTTCATCTCGATCCTGCTGGCGTTCCTGATGTTCGGCATGCTCGACGCGCTACGCACGAGCCTGTCGCAGGCCATCAATCTGGCCGGCGCCGATCGCCTGATGCTCCAGAGCAAGGTCAACATCACGGTGTCCAATCCGCGCTCGCACTTCGAGAAAGTGAAAGCGGTGCCGGGTGTGCTGGCGGTGGCGCCGTTCAACTGGTTCGGCGGCGTGTTCAAGGACAGCAAGCAGCAGATCCAGGTGCAGGCGACGGATCCCGACGAGTTCATGAAGGTGTACCCGGAGGTGCATCTCAAACCCGAAGAGTTGGCCGCGTGGAAGAACGACCGTCAGGCCATCGTCATCGGGCAGGCGCTCGCCGATCAGTACGGCTGGAAGGTCGGGCAGCGGATTCCGCTGCGTTCGGAGATCTGGCGCAAGACGGATGGCACCGATGTCTGGCAGTTCAACATCGTCGGCATCTACACCGTGTCGGGTTCGGGCTGGGACAAGCGCAGCGCGATGTTCCAGTACGACTACTTCAATGAATCGCTGCAGTTCGGCAAGGACATGGTCGGGTGGATGGTCATCAAGGTGGCCAATCCCGACGATTCAGAAAAGGTCGCGAATCGCATCGACACGATGTTCGCCAATTCGTCGAACGAGACGAAGACCGCCACCGAACGCGTGTTCATCAAGCAGTTCCTCGACCAGGTGGGCAACATCGGCCTGATCCTCGTGTCGGTGACGTCGGCGGTGTTCTTCACCATGCTGCTGGTCACCGCGAACACGATGGCGCAGTCGGTGCGCGAACGCACCAACGAGATCGGCGTGTTGAAGACGCTGGGCTTCAGCGGCCAGTCGATTCTCGGACTCGTGCTGCTCGAGTCGTTGTTCCTGACTTTCACCGGCGGGCTTGCGGGCCTCGGACTCGCGTGGGTATTCGCCAACGCGCTCGGAGAAGGGATCAAGGATTACTTCCCCGTCTTCGAGATCGGCGCCGCGACATTCCTGGTAGGTGGGTCGTTGATGCTGGCCTTCGGTCTCGTGACCGGCATGTGGCCGGCGCTGACGGCGATGCGTTTGAAGATCGTCGACGCGCTGCGTCGCACTTGA
- a CDS encoding ABC transporter ATP-binding protein encodes MSAVEQVVGKTDPVVARLRGVAKQYQRGSEIVPVLEKLDLDLPRGDFVALMGPSGSGKTTLLNLLGGLDRPSTGTIEVDGQSIDKLSDSRLGDWRADNVGFVFQMYNLLPVLTAERNVELPLLLTKLGRADRLKRVHTALTLVGLGDRMKHKPRELSGGQEQRVGIARAIVTDPTLLLCDEPTGDLDRKSGDEILDLLQALNKQHGKTIVMVTHDPRAAERANRTLHLEKGRLERETK; translated from the coding sequence ATGTCTGCAGTGGAACAGGTTGTCGGAAAAACGGATCCGGTGGTCGCGCGCCTGCGCGGGGTCGCCAAGCAGTATCAGCGCGGCAGCGAGATCGTGCCGGTGCTCGAGAAGCTCGATCTCGATCTTCCCCGCGGCGATTTCGTCGCGCTCATGGGTCCCTCGGGCTCGGGGAAGACCACGTTGCTGAACCTGCTCGGCGGCCTCGATCGCCCCAGCACGGGCACCATCGAAGTCGACGGCCAGTCGATCGACAAACTATCGGATTCGCGGCTCGGTGACTGGCGCGCCGACAACGTCGGCTTCGTGTTCCAGATGTACAACCTGCTGCCGGTGCTGACCGCCGAACGCAACGTCGAGCTGCCGCTGCTGCTGACCAAACTCGGCCGCGCCGATCGCCTCAAGCGCGTACACACGGCGCTGACGCTGGTGGGCCTGGGCGATCGCATGAAACACAAGCCGCGCGAATTGTCGGGCGGCCAGGAGCAGCGCGTGGGCATCGCGCGCGCCATCGTCACCGACCCGACGCTGCTGCTCTGCGACGAGCCGACCGGCGATCTCGACCGCAAGTCGGGCGATGAAATCCTCGACCTGCTGCAGGCGCTCAACAAACAACACGGCAAGACCATCGTCATGGTGACGCACGATCCGCGCGCCGCCGAACGCGCCAATCGCACGCTGCACCTGGAGAAAGGCCGGCTCGAGCGGGAGACGAAGTAA